AAGAACCCAGGCAACACTGGGGTCAGGAGAGCCTCTCTCAAAAAGATAGGGGTGAGGGACCAGGTGTGGTAGAGCatttcttgggagacagaggcaggaggacttctgagttctgggctagtctggtctacacaaatactgtctaaaaaacaaaaagatgaagccagcggtggtggcacatgtcttaaatcccagcactcaggaggcagaggcactcttttgagttcaaggccagcctggtctacagagcaagttccaggacagacagggccacacagagaaactgtataaggaaaacaacagcagcaacaacaaaaagatggggGGAGGTTTGACATCACCAGAGATAAGAGTTTCGATTGcttcatttgttcttttaaatatatagtttgttgggggctagagagatggctcagaggttaagagcactagctattcttttttttttttttttttatttatttatacaatgttctgtctgtatgcctgcaggccagaagagggcgccagacctcattccagatggttgtgagccaccatgtggttgctgggaattgaactcaggacctttaggaagagcaggcaatgctcttaaccactgagccatctctccagcccagcactagctattcttccagaggttatgagttcaatttccagcaaccacatggtggctcacagccatatgGAATGCTGAATGtgattaatctttttttaaaattaataatacctAAAAGCATGGATGAGGGCATCTTTAATAAAAGTTGAAAGTAAGACATAACCAAAGCAATATGGGTATGGGCTCTTtctctcaagacaaggttttgaGAAATCTTGTGTAAAAGTCCaaactgtcctggaaatcactatgtagaccagcctggcctcaaaaatcacagaaatctgcctgcctctgcctcctgaatgctgggattgaaggcgcaTGCCATCACCACCCAACTGGGTATGGGCTCTTTAAACAAGAGTTATCCAGAGTTCTTCGATACATTTCACAGTTGGCTACAGAACTAGCCAGTTGTGCATTAACTGGATGGTTACATGGCTTctgaaaagaacacaaaaactTACAGTTCTAATAACAGTAGTCTTGGGCCCTGGCTCTAGTTCTGATGCTTAGTGGGAAACAAAATGGCCAAGGCATCCAACTTATTGGCCCCTGCTAATGCTGGGTGCACGTCTAAGCACTCATCCCCCAGTCACCGACATGCACGGACTTGGGCTGTGACCAAGTGTGTCAGAGAACAAGGACCCAGACTTCAAAGAGAGTAAAACTTTAATGTCAGTAAACTTCACTCTGGAAGATGCAAACTTGGAAGAGTCAAGGCACTCCGTGTGGGCTCCTTCACCAGCTGTTCTGGATGATGCAGGCTGTCCCATATACGGTcatatatgtgttgttttattgggtgatgaataaagctgtttcagccaatggcttagcagagtagccagacaggaaattcagagagagagagagagagaaagagagagagcagagtcaaggagatgccatgtagctgccaaaggagaaagacacctccAGAACCTTACCAGctttgtggtaatacacagattaacagaaatgggttaatttgtgAGAaccagctagaaatatgcatgagccattggctaaacagtgttgtaattaatatagcttctgtgtgattattcaggtctgggcagctgggaaacgaacgagcagtctccttttacaaCTATGAGAGATGCCCCTAGGTCTGCCAGAAGAAGCAAGGCCCAAGCATAGCTCTTTTGATGTCAACATgagggtggtttttgttttttgaaacatggtctcaagTAGTCATGACTGGCTTTGAACACCCAATTATTTTGCTTCTACCTCCTAGGTGCCAGGATTCTAGGGCAGGACCGCACTCCCAAGGTTTGGAAAGTTTCAAGGTTTCACTATTGTGAGCCAGCATCAGGTCCTCCCTCCTTTAATACTATGGGAAACACATTCAAACAGATTCCATCCCTGGTCCTCTCCGAAGGCCTGCCCCTATTTCCCAGAGGCCTGCTACGCAGGACATGAACCTTTTTCTACTCTCTCGGTATAACCACTCTGCCCTTCCTATCACTGAAGTCTGGTGTTTATACCTCAAGGCGTTCAGTCAGTAATGACACCCCATCTCTATCCAAACCAAACTTAGATGGGTACTCTGGCCTCGGTACACACCCCTGCAGGCAAACAAGGTGCTGACTGCCAGCCACCTGAGAGATTGATACACCTGCACTGGGTACATCTGTTCCCACTGTACTGTTACCCTGCCTTGCATGGCACTGAACCCATAGGAACCTCTTAAGACAGCAGGCTGACCTACAACAGCAGCTTCAGTAATCAGCTGGATTAAGGGATTGAGTCCTTTGTACAGTAGTCCTGACTTGTCTTCCTGAGACTTGTTTCAGAATGAAGCCAGGCTCAGGAAAACACCAGCCCCCTCCATCTGTGTCTCAGGCAAGTGCTGGGGGAACTTGCCCTTTATGAGGTGGGATTCACTGGTGGTCACTTTTAAAAGAATAACCTTCAGGGGACAGGGAAAGAaaagcacccccacccccatactgTTCAAGCCCCTATCCAGAGACAAGCATCTGCTGTCTTTTCCTCTGCCAGGTCTAGCAGCTAGCGGGCCAGTTTCCAGCGCATTGGTGCCCTGGGTCTCTGAGTCACAGACAAGTCTGCAGCTTCCTCTGAGAAGAGCAGCCAAGTGGGTGTGCAGATGTCACTTCCAGTCACTGCAGCTTCTTCAGGGCTCTGTAAGCCTGCACAGCCCGTTCCCGCTCTTCCCCCAGAATCCGCTGGCGGGCCAGTGAGGTAGCTGGAGTCAGGGACCCACTACCAGCGCCCAAAAGCATCTTTAACATTAGAGACTTCTTGCCaggctgaggaaagagagagaaggtttTAGCACACACTCACTAGGAAAGAAGGTGGCAAAGGGCTTTGATTGGTTCAGCAGCTCATAGTCCAGGACACCTGCTCCCCAGCAGACACAGGAATGACCTAACCATCCCCACTTTCTGCAGCCCATAGTCCAGGACACCTGCTCCCCAGCAGACTCAGGAATCACCTAACCATCCCCACTTTCTGCAGTCCATAGTCCAGGACACCTGCTCCCCAGCGATTCAGGAATGACCTAACCATCCCCACTTTCTGCAGCTCATAGTCCAGGACACCTGCTCCCCAGCAGACTCAGGAATGACCTAACCATCCCCACTCCCTGCATGCTTGGTCCCCACGTACCGCATCTCTGCCAATGCTCCGTCTAGGCTGGACCGTCAGCTCCGGGGGCTGTAGCACAACCTCTCCAAACTCCACAGTATCTGGAAAGTCAGTGAACAGAAGCTGCTGTTCAGAGCCAGTGGCATTTCTGACTCACTGCCTGTCCGCCCTTTCTTGAGGGCTTCAGGACTCACTCATCCTCAGGCCTACGAGTGGTGAGCCCGGAAGAGTCCAGAGGTACCAGCAAGGAGGTCTAGGGGAAAACAGGTAACCCTGTGTGGACTACAGCTTCTGTCCCTGCTGTGGGAAGACCTACCTTTcagcagctcctgctccagcctgtccactgctctttcctcccttttcttctgggCTTTTTCAAGGCGCCGCTTCTGGAAGCTGGGGGGAAAAGCATGTTTTTCAGACTCTTAAGTGCTGGCTCCATCTTAGGGGCAGCAGAGGTCAGCCTGACCTCAAGGGATGCAAGATATGGAAGTGGGAGGCAAACCCATGCTCTGCACCCGACAGGCTCCCCGAGGGTCCCCAGTCAGTAGTTGTCAGCCCCAGGGAACAATGACAAAGTCTAGACGTTCTGAATTGCCCACACAGCCTGGACCCATAGGTATCTACTGGAACAATGCCCTCCCATACTGAATGTCAGTTATGAGATTGGATCCACAGGCCTAGCAAAGTACTGTATGTGTGACACACCACACCTCTTTGTGAGCATTTGCAGACCCCAATGGCTCTGGCTCGTCTGACTGTAGTATTAGAAGGAAGTAGAAAGCAATCTTTTTACATCtttgaaagaacagaaaggacACATGTCTGCAGTACTagtgaggaggaaaagaagacaatGCAGCCATTCTTGTTGGTCATCTTTTTGTTTGCAACACTgtctggcctgaactcacagcagGCCCCCAACCTCAGCCTCTTGGATAGTGGAATTGTAGCCACAAACGACCATACAGGGTTGGAATGTTTCTTCAACTTCAGTGAAAGCCCAGACTGAGCCACgcaggtctctgtgagctcgagcctaccctggtctacagaatgagtttcaggacagccctgtctcaaaaaaactaacaagaaaaaagggtggtagtggtgtacgcctttaatcccagcactcaggagacagaggcaggcagatctcttcaaggccagcctggtctatagaactagttccaggataggctccaaaggtacagagaaaccctgtttcgaaaaaaaaaaaaagaaaaaagaaagaaagcaacctCAGGCCGATTCTTCCTGAAAGTTGAGGTTAGTGcatctaaataaataattttttttatttatcccaGTCAGGGATGAAGGTATAGAATTTGCACAAACAAGACAGACTAGAGAGAAACCCACTACAGGACAGGTGACAGGCCGATGCCAGCCTCCCAGGGGCTACTCCACAAGGGTGATTCCCTTGGGGATAATGTCTTAGCAGACACCAAGCTACAGGAGCTTTTCCTACAGCAGTGTGTGCAAGGCAGATAACCGTCCCTTCTTGTCACCAGGACCCACACAGCCCTGGGCCTCCCGGCTCAACTCACGCTTTCTTCCGTTCAGACTTCTCCTTCTTGGGAGCTGCCTGCACCTCTGGCTGCCGAGGGGCCTGGTTCTTGCTAAGAAACAGCACATGCTGGGCCTCCTGTTCCATGCGTTGGACGTAGGCCACTTCAGACTCCCCCTTCCTCTGCTTGAACTTGGGGACAACGatgtctgtctcttcttccccctttgcTTCCTTTTCCAGTGTCTCCTTGAAAGCCGCCTGGGCTGAGGACAAAGGACACAGGACAGAGTGGTTGGTTGGTGACCGGCAAGTAGCCCGTGACCATTTCCCCTCCTACAGCCACAAGAAGCAAAGACCAGGCTTAAGGACGAGCACAGATCTACAACATTCAGTTCAGGGCAGCCCTACAGATGTGATCTCATGACCCACTGGCTCCAGCCAACACAGGTGAGCAAAGAAGCCGGAGTatccagcatggtggcacacacctgtaatcctagcacttgggaggcagaggcaggcggatctctgtgagttcgaggccagcttggtctacagagtgagttccaggacagccagggatacactgagaaaccctgtctcgaaaaacaaaaacaagggctggagagatggctcagtggttaagagcactgcctgctcttccagaggtccagagttcaattcccagcaaccacatggtggctcacaaccatctgtaatgatatctggtacccaattctggcctgcagagatacatgTTGACAgagcactgcatacataataaataaataaatattttaaaataaataaataaaaacaaaaacaaaactacagcAGTGTGACTGGCTATGAGATAGCTCAACCAGTAGGAATATGTGCTACTCAGGGTCGTGGTTTAGCTGCCCAGCAACCACACTGGGCAGCaaaggcctgtaactccagctccaggggagccaaCACCCATGCACATTCCTGCTGACCACTAgcacatacataattaataacaagaTCTCAAAAGTCCAAGCGTGGTGAGTTACAAAAGAGCACTGCTGTAAAATCAGTACGacgctgcccccccccccccccaaactgtgTACTCCCGCCTCAAACACCTTGAAGGATTTGGGCAACTGGACAGATTCAGACAAGGC
The Microtus pennsylvanicus isolate mMicPen1 chromosome 11, mMicPen1.hap1, whole genome shotgun sequence genome window above contains:
- the Ccdc137 gene encoding coiled-coil domain-containing protein 137, with amino-acid sequence MAGPGRARGARPAGPGGSGQPHARRRQQQAKGQQRLASRPGQRSKEKKKVNCKPKNQDEQEIPFRLREIMRSQQEMKKQLSNKKRKKEAQAAFKETLEKEAKGEEETDIVVPKFKQRKGESEVAYVQRMEQEAQHVLFLSKNQAPRQPEVQAAPKKEKSERKKAFQKRRLEKAQKKREERAVDRLEQELLKDTVEFGEVVLQPPELTVQPRRSIGRDAPGKKSLMLKMLLGAGSGSLTPATSLARQRILGEERERAVQAYRALKKLQ